One genomic segment of Brassica napus cultivar Da-Ae chromosome A3, Da-Ae, whole genome shotgun sequence includes these proteins:
- the LOC106430485 gene encoding auxin-responsive protein SAUR50, producing MARQIIITVESSKKKVGGIVKLKNVVERLVQIKGFSSAKKPCSEEYGRDCVPKDVKEGHVAVIAVDGYHEATQRFVVPLMFLEHPMFRKLLERAEEEYGFNHDGALMVPCRPSHLRKILTEQWC from the coding sequence ATGGCTAGGCAAATAATTATCACAGTTGAGTCGTCAAAGAAGAAAGTGGGTGGAATTGTGAAGCTCAAGAATGTTGTAGAGAGGTTGGTGCAGATTAAAGGCTTTTCCTCGGCCAAGAAACCCTGTTCCGAGGAGTACGGCCGTGATTGTGTCCCAAAAGATGTGAAGGAAGGTCATGTTGCGGTGATAGCCGTTGATGGATATCATGAGGCTACACAGAGATTTGTTGTCCCACTAATGTTTCTAGAACACCCGATGTTCAGGAAGCTTCTCGAACGGGCGGAGGAAGAGTATGGGTTCAATCACGATGGAGCACTCATGGTACCATGCCGGCCAAGCCACCTCCGGAAGATATTGACCGAACAATGGTGTTAG